In Desulfovibrio litoralis DSM 11393, a genomic segment contains:
- the dnaX gene encoding DNA polymerase III subunit gamma/tau, with amino-acid sequence MIHSALTAKYRPQTFSELAGQAMIASILSRASLEDKVAPAYIFSGTRGVGKTTVARIFAKALNCQKAPTAEPCNVCDQCRKITSGIAVDVLEIDGASNTGVDDMRKLKENVGYAPMEGRYKIFIIDEAHMLSRSAFNALLKTLEEPPAKVTFIMATTEPHKFPPTIISRCQHYVFKALPKNELELHLSNILNKEGVEFEPSALSLIAERGAGSVRDSMSLLGQVLALGDTRLSEKGVRSVLGLAGREIFIKLLNAVASQDCLGIVSIVGELLDQGLDLGFFLREFTTIWRRLFILKQSGPAAFDLLGLSKEEGELWVKIADNFSEAHIHAAWQMVLDSQRRILNSLEPALGLEHLLLNLGLLKRLLPLEKANISTYQVSVGDNNAKKP; translated from the coding sequence ATGATTCATTCAGCACTCACTGCAAAATATCGTCCTCAAACGTTTTCGGAACTTGCCGGTCAAGCTATGATCGCATCAATTTTATCTCGTGCCTCTTTGGAGGATAAGGTGGCTCCGGCTTATATTTTTAGCGGAACTCGAGGGGTCGGAAAAACAACGGTCGCACGTATTTTTGCCAAGGCGTTAAACTGTCAAAAAGCTCCAACCGCCGAGCCTTGTAATGTTTGTGATCAGTGTCGAAAAATTACAAGCGGTATTGCCGTTGATGTTTTGGAAATAGACGGTGCTTCAAACACCGGTGTTGACGATATGCGAAAGCTTAAGGAAAATGTGGGTTATGCCCCCATGGAAGGGCGTTATAAAATATTTATCATTGATGAAGCCCATATGCTTTCACGCTCTGCCTTTAACGCCTTATTAAAAACCTTGGAAGAGCCACCGGCAAAAGTAACTTTTATTATGGCAACAACAGAGCCACATAAATTTCCCCCGACCATCATAAGTCGCTGTCAACATTATGTTTTTAAGGCCTTGCCAAAAAATGAGCTTGAATTGCATTTAAGCAATATTTTAAATAAAGAAGGGGTTGAATTTGAACCTTCCGCTCTTTCTTTAATCGCAGAGCGAGGGGCGGGAAGCGTTAGAGATTCTATGTCTTTGCTTGGTCAAGTTTTGGCTTTGGGTGATACTCGTTTAAGCGAAAAAGGTGTGCGTTCCGTACTTGGACTTGCCGGGCGTGAAATTTTTATAAAGCTTTTAAATGCTGTCGCAAGCCAAGACTGTTTGGGAATTGTGAGTATAGTCGGCGAACTTTTGGATCAAGGACTTGATTTGGGCTTTTTTTTGAGAGAATTTACAACTATTTGGCGTAGGTTATTTATCTTAAAACAATCAGGGCCGGCCGCTTTTGACTTGTTGGGGTTAAGTAAAGAAGAGGGCGAGCTGTGGGTAAAAATTGCCGATAACTTTTCGGAAGCACATATTCATGCGGCTTGGCAGATGGTCTTAGATTCTCAACGCAGAATTTTAAACAGCTTGGAACCCGCCTTGGGATTGGAACATTTATTGTTAAACCTTGGTTTGTTAAAGCGTTTGTTACCGCTTGAAAAAGCAAATATTTCAACGTATCAAGTTAGCGTGGGGGATAACAACGCAAAAAAGCCCTAA